A genome region from Hevea brasiliensis isolate MT/VB/25A 57/8 chromosome 7, ASM3005281v1, whole genome shotgun sequence includes the following:
- the LOC110655481 gene encoding protein HHL1, chloroplastic isoform X2 — protein MEVGLSLNALVRLPLSNSSRTHEDGLAKHSLFSTRTSQKPLQRQTGHSLLVVKAKGKKGMQARQFQRPPTPSLPKIEDDGNPKFVIFIRMANVYLWYPLSLVTGGTTAKIMVAAKDNFLGKYIYKDTLARNLAAVIYRDEKEIQKTAFKQYRVLQSATEFRYGYKLVENGNVRAALSTTDVIELPTQDQLKTVVDKVKDFFGDAKDSFGKLTALNSTATEEAEEVPKEKAK, from the exons ATGGAAGTGGGTTTGTCTCTAAATGCACTGGTTAGGCTTCCCTTATCAAACTCCTCAAGAACACATGAAGATGGGCTGGCTAAGCACTCACTGTTCTCTACTAGAACATCACAAAAACCTCTTCAGAGGCAAACAGGGCACTCTTTATTGGTAGTTAAAGCTAAAGGAAAGAAAGGAATGCAAGCACGTCAGTTTCAAAGGCCTCCAACACCGTCCCTGCCCAAGATTGAAGATGATGGCAATCCCAAATTTGTTATCTTCATTCGCATGGCTAAT GTTTATCTTTGGTACCCATTAAGTCTTGTAACGGGTGGCACAACTGCTAAAATCATGGTTGCTGCGAAAGATAATTTTCTGGGAAAATATATCTACAAAGACACACTCGCTAGAAATCTTGCAGCAGTTATTTACAGA GATGAGAAGGAGATACAGAAGACAGCATTTAAACAATATCGTGTATTGCAGTCAGCGACTGAGTTCAGATATGGTTACAAACTTGTT GAAAACGGTAATGTGAGGGCTGCCCTTTCTACCACAGATGTGATTGAG CTTCCAACACAAGACCAACTCAAAACAGTAGTTGATAAAGTGAAAGACTTCTTTGGCGATGCAAAAGACTCTTTTGGAAAGCTTACTGCTCTAAATTCAACTGCAACTGAGGAAGCAGAGGAAGTTCCCAAAGAAAAGGCCAAGTAA
- the LOC110655482 gene encoding LOW QUALITY PROTEIN: GRAS family protein RAD1 (The sequence of the model RefSeq protein was modified relative to this genomic sequence to represent the inferred CDS: inserted 1 base in 1 codon) yields the protein MYPPSYTQSEFCCDDKSYETTGLYLNLGHIMPDFSVLEDDCTARFDFDETRSHKRVKQAPSATVSNGNGAGLYCTGSNGRTSTNSLNIVPRLHFRDYVLTYTERYLAIEAMEEATAALMDDERNEVIEEEGGDGMKLLQQLIACAEAVACRDKTHASALLSELGANALVFGTSFQRVAPCFVQGXSDRLALVQPLGAVGVLGSPAKTVTTFTAEKDEALRLVYEICPQIQFGHFVANSSILEAFEGKRSVHVVDLGMTLGLSNGQQWRNLIHSIANRTGQPPHRLRITGVGNSAERLRVIGDELESYARSLGLKFEFLWVESSLENLKPTDFKLLDGEVVIINSILQLHCVVKESRGALNSVLQMLLELSPKLLILVEQDSSHNGPFFLGRFMEALHYYSAIFDSLDAMLPKYDTRRAKIEQFFFAEEIKNIISCEGPARVERHERVDQWRRRISRAGFQPSHTKMTMLAKQWLGKAKFCEGYAVTEEKGCLVLGWKSKPIIAASCWKCS from the exons ATGTATCCTCCTTCCTATACACAATCTGAATTCTGCTGTGATGATAAAAGTTATGAGACAACTGGTTTATATCTCAATCTCGGCCACATCATGCCGGATTTTTCTGTATTGGAGGATGATTGTACTGCTcggtttgattttgatgaaacacgAAGCCACAAGAGGGTGAAGCAGGCACCAAGTGCCACTGTATCCAATGGAAATGGTGCTGGACTTTATTGTACTGGCAGTAATGGTAGGACTAGTACGAACAGCTTGAATATTGTGCCTAGACTCCACTTCAGGGATTATGTATTGACTTACACAGAAAGGTATTTAGCAATTGAGGCTATGGAAGAAGCAACAGCAGCCTTGATGGACGACGAGAGAAATGAAGTCATTGAAGAAGAAGGTGGTGATGGGATGAAACTATTACAGCAACTCATTGCCTGTGCTGAAGCTGTGGCTTGCCGTGACAAGACACATGCTTCTGCATTACTATCAGAGCTGGGAGCTAATGCCCTTGTCTTTGGAACATCATTTCAAAGAGTTGCTCCCTGCTTTGTCCAGG TCTCTGATCGGCTTGCACTGGTTCAACCACTAGGGGCAGTGGGAGTTCTAGGCTCTCCAGCAAAAACGGTCACTACTTTTACAGCAGAGAAGGATGAGGCCTTGCGGCTTGTCTACGAGATTTGTCCACAAATccaatttggtcattttgtagcaAATTCATCAATATTAGAAGCCTTTGAGGGCAAGCGTTCTGTTCATGTTGTGGACTTGGGGATGACCCTTGGCCTGTCCAATGGCCAACAGTGGCGCAATCTAATACACAGCATAGCCAACCGCACTGGCCAACCGCCTCACCGCCTTCGAATAACAGGTGTAGGAAACTCTGCTGAGCGCCTTCGAGTAATAGGGGATGAGCTAGAGTCCTATGCACGAAGCTTGGGattgaaatttgaatttttgtgggTTGAAAGCAGCCTGGAAAACCTGAAACCAACAGACTTCAAACTCCTTGATGGTGAAGTTGTAATCATCAATAGCATTCTTCAGTTGCATTGTGTAGTGAAAGAGAGCCGAGGAGCACTAAACTCAGTTCTGCAGATGCTACTTGAGCTATCACCAAAGCTTCTCATTTTAGTAGAGCAGGATTCAAGCCATAATGGACCATTCTTTCTAGGGAGGTTCATGGAAGCATTACATTACTATTCAGCTATTTTTGACTCACTAGATGCAATGCTACCCAAGTACGACACGAGGCGAGCGAAGATAGAGCAGTTCTTTTTCGCCGAGGAAATCAAGAACATCATCAGCTGTGAAGGACCAGCAAGAGTGGAGAGGCACGAAAGGGTGGACCAATGGCGCAGGAGGATTAGCAGGGCTGGATTTCAGCCTTCACATACGAAGATGACAATGCTGGCAAAGCAGTGGCTAGGAAAGGCCAAGTTTTGTGAGGGTTATGCAGTTACAGAAGAGAAAGGATGCTTGGTTCTTGGGTGGAAATCAAAGCCTATAATTGCAGCTTCTTGCTGGAAGTGCTcctga
- the LOC110655481 gene encoding protein HHL1, chloroplastic isoform X1, translated as MEVGLSLNALVRLPLSNSSRTHEDGLAKHSLFSTRTSQKPLQRQTGHSLLVVKAKGKKGMQARQFQRPPTPSLPKIEDDGNPKFVIFIRMANVYLWYPLSLVTGGTTAKIMVAAKDNFLGKYIYKDTLARNLAAVIYRDEKEIQKTAFKQYRVLQSATEFRYGYKLVENGNVRAALSTTDVIELPTQDQLKTVVDKVKDFFGDAKDSFGKLTALNSTATEEAEEVPKEKAKVKGRR; from the exons ATGGAAGTGGGTTTGTCTCTAAATGCACTGGTTAGGCTTCCCTTATCAAACTCCTCAAGAACACATGAAGATGGGCTGGCTAAGCACTCACTGTTCTCTACTAGAACATCACAAAAACCTCTTCAGAGGCAAACAGGGCACTCTTTATTGGTAGTTAAAGCTAAAGGAAAGAAAGGAATGCAAGCACGTCAGTTTCAAAGGCCTCCAACACCGTCCCTGCCCAAGATTGAAGATGATGGCAATCCCAAATTTGTTATCTTCATTCGCATGGCTAAT GTTTATCTTTGGTACCCATTAAGTCTTGTAACGGGTGGCACAACTGCTAAAATCATGGTTGCTGCGAAAGATAATTTTCTGGGAAAATATATCTACAAAGACACACTCGCTAGAAATCTTGCAGCAGTTATTTACAGA GATGAGAAGGAGATACAGAAGACAGCATTTAAACAATATCGTGTATTGCAGTCAGCGACTGAGTTCAGATATGGTTACAAACTTGTT GAAAACGGTAATGTGAGGGCTGCCCTTTCTACCACAGATGTGATTGAG CTTCCAACACAAGACCAACTCAAAACAGTAGTTGATAAAGTGAAAGACTTCTTTGGCGATGCAAAAGACTCTTTTGGAAAGCTTACTGCTCTAAATTCAACTGCAACTGAGGAAGCAGAGGAAGTTCCCAAAGAAAAGGCCAA AGTTAAAGGCAGAAGGTGA